The Gemmatimonadaceae bacterium genomic sequence CGATGATTTTGCCCTGCACCTGCTCGGCGGTGAGACCGCCGGTCGTATCGCCCTGCAAGCCGCCGTAGATGATCGGCGCTTCGCCGAGCGAGCGGACGTTTCCACGCCCGGTGGCGATGAAGTCCGTGCCCGCGTGAAGCGTGACGCTTCCCGAGCTGATCGTGGACGCCGGGTCGAGGGAGCGGCGGATCACCGGCACGTTCTGGAAGTAGGTGCCGTTGTCGCCCATGGGCACGAGGCCGAGCGCCTTCACCTGCGCGGCGATGTAGTCGGTCGCTTTCACGTGGCCGCGCGTGCCGGTCTCACGGCCTTCCATGGAGTCGGCCGCGTAGATGTAGAGGCGCGTCTCCAGGTCGCCGGCGGTGATGGCCGCCCCGGTGGCCTGCGGCTTGTGAGTCGTCGGCTGCGTCTTCGGATTCTGCGCAGCCAGCGCGATCGGCGCGACCATCGCGCCCGCCAAGAGTCGAACCGTTCTCAATGATCTCACTGTCGTCTCGTTGAGGAAGGTGGACGGGTGGACCGTTGACCGCTCCCACTAGCGCCAGCGGCGGCTGATCACTCCAAGCCGACAACCCACCACTCGGAACCGCCGTTGCGCGGCTCCGCCTTTCATACGTCCCAAAATCTGCCCCCGCTGCCAGCCCTTTCGCCATTGCCGCGACGCCATTCCCCGTTGACCTTCCGACCGGGCCGCGACGCACCGCGCGTCCGGGATTCCCTTCCCGCCAACGACCATGCGCATCGAAACCCTCGCCGTGCACGCCGGTCACGACGTCGACCCGTCGACGGCCGCCGTGACGCCGCCGATTTACCTCTCGACGACCTTCGCCCGCGACCCGGACGGCAGCTACCGCGCGGGCTTCCTCTACTCGCGCTACACGAACCCGAACCGGGCGGCGCTCGAGCGTTGCTTGGCCGAATTGGAAGGGGGGGCCGCGGCCGCGGCGTTCGCCTCGGGATCGGCGGCGACCATGACGCTCCTGCAGGCCTTGGGTCCGGGCTCTCACGTCATCGTCCCCGACGACGCCTACTTCGGTACGATCAAGCTCGCGCGCGACGTTCTGGGCCCCTGGGGGCTCGAGCTGTCCATCGTCGACATGACGGATCTCGATGGTGTGCGCGGCGCGATGCGGAAAAACACGCGCCTCATCTGGATCGAGACGCCGTCCAATCCGCTGCTGCGCGTGGTGGACGTCGCTGCCATCGCCGCGATCGCGCGCGAAAGCGGCGCGCTCTGCGCGGTGGACAACACGTGGGGCACACCGGTGCTCCAGCGCCCGCTGGCCTTGGGCGCCGACATCGCGATGCACGCCACCACCAAGTACCTCGGTGGCCACAGCGACGTCCTCGGCGGCGCGCTCGTGTTTCGAGAGATCGGCGACCTCCACCAACGCGTCGCGGCGATCCAGATGACCGGCGGCGCGGTGCCGTCGCCGTTCGAGTGCTGGCTCACGCTGCGCGGCGTCCGCACGCTGCCCGTTCGCGTGCGCGCGCAGAGTGAGAGCGCGAGCGAGTTGGCGACGTTTCTCGCGAACCACCCCTGTGTCGAGGCCGTGCACTATCCCGGGCTGGCGTCGCACCCGGCGCACGCGATCGCGCGAAAGCAAATGTCGGCGTTCGGGGGAATGCTGTCGGTCCAGGCGGGGAAAGGCCGCGCACAGTCGCTCGCCGTCGCGGGACGCCTCAAGCTGTTCACGCAGGCGACGAGCCTTGGCGGCACGGAAAGCCTGGTCGAGCACAGGGCGTCGGTCGAGGGCATCGGGACGCGAGCGCCGGAGAATCTGCTCCGGGTGTCTGTGGGGCTCGAGCACGTCGAAGACCTCAAGGCGGACTTCGACCAGGCGCTGCGCGGCTGATGGGAGGGCCGAAGGCG encodes the following:
- a CDS encoding aminotransferase class I/II-fold pyridoxal phosphate-dependent enzyme, whose product is MRIETLAVHAGHDVDPSTAAVTPPIYLSTTFARDPDGSYRAGFLYSRYTNPNRAALERCLAELEGGAAAAAFASGSAATMTLLQALGPGSHVIVPDDAYFGTIKLARDVLGPWGLELSIVDMTDLDGVRGAMRKNTRLIWIETPSNPLLRVVDVAAIAAIARESGALCAVDNTWGTPVLQRPLALGADIAMHATTKYLGGHSDVLGGALVFREIGDLHQRVAAIQMTGGAVPSPFECWLTLRGVRTLPVRVRAQSESASELATFLANHPCVEAVHYPGLASHPAHAIARKQMSAFGGMLSVQAGKGRAQSLAVAGRLKLFTQATSLGGTESLVEHRASVEGIGTRAPENLLRVSVGLEHVEDLKADFDQALRG